The proteins below are encoded in one region of Bdellovibrio bacteriovorus:
- a CDS encoding PilZ domain-containing protein: protein MGGVQTATNTVQWYILRGEMKYGPYEYKSLITMIQNGELFDYNYVWAPHMENWTLVGDLQEFSKDRLCRLIETKDHLSGAFKERKFPRVDLVTPVYAHNDHTFFDGNTLSVSENGALVLLNDPLLQLGQKIMINFRVSENNPQTFNALCEIVRKNFSKQRLNVKSGLHYAVRFLQVQDQGMAQLTKWTRGGVSKEETNDGILKVHE from the coding sequence ATGGGTGGGGTACAAACAGCAACGAATACAGTTCAGTGGTACATTCTTCGTGGGGAAATGAAATATGGTCCCTACGAATATAAATCCCTGATCACGATGATCCAGAATGGCGAGCTCTTTGACTACAACTACGTCTGGGCTCCGCACATGGAAAATTGGACTCTGGTGGGTGACCTTCAAGAGTTTTCCAAAGACCGCCTTTGCCGCCTGATCGAGACGAAAGATCACCTTTCCGGCGCATTCAAAGAGCGTAAGTTCCCACGCGTAGACTTGGTAACTCCAGTTTACGCTCACAATGACCATACATTTTTTGACGGCAACACATTAAGTGTGAGCGAAAACGGAGCCTTGGTTCTTTTGAATGATCCTTTGCTTCAACTCGGTCAGAAAATCATGATTAATTTTAGAGTCTCTGAGAACAACCCTCAGACATTCAATGCTCTTTGCGAGATTGTTCGTAAGAACTTTTCAAAGCAAAGACTCAACGTAAAATCTGGTTTGCATTATGCAGTTCGTTTCCTCCAAGTGCAAGATCAGGGCATGGCGCAGTTAACAAAATGGACACGCGGTGGCGTTTCCAAGGAGGAAACAAATGATGGCATTCTTAAAGTTCATGAATGA
- a CDS encoding MotA/TolQ/ExbB proton channel family protein, translating to MMAFLKFMNDSGFVGWCILVVGIGSLVLVAERARALYKEYGMNVEEFMGKIQNMILAKKLDEALLLCAQLEGKPLAKAFKTIIEKADRDDDTIFQAHDIALSENIPLYTKRLHYLSMLANVATLLGLLGTIHGLILSFQAVATADPAQKQALLAHGISVSMYTTALGLAVAIPAMVFFSFLTARQNQLIEQMSEKCSKLTELLTSAHIPNLTRQNVFPDHVAAPMATPPSPGTKVS from the coding sequence ATGATGGCATTCTTAAAGTTCATGAATGATTCCGGCTTTGTCGGCTGGTGTATTCTAGTAGTTGGTATCGGTTCTTTAGTTCTTGTAGCGGAACGCGCACGCGCTCTTTATAAAGAGTACGGCATGAACGTTGAAGAATTCATGGGTAAAATCCAGAACATGATCCTGGCTAAAAAACTTGATGAAGCTTTACTTCTTTGTGCTCAACTTGAAGGGAAACCTCTTGCAAAAGCATTCAAAACTATCATCGAGAAAGCCGATCGTGACGACGATACTATTTTCCAAGCGCATGACATTGCGTTGAGCGAAAATATTCCGCTCTACACAAAACGTCTGCACTATCTTTCGATGTTAGCCAACGTTGCGACTCTTCTTGGTCTATTGGGTACGATCCACGGTCTGATCCTTTCGTTCCAAGCGGTAGCAACAGCCGACCCCGCTCAAAAACAAGCGTTGTTAGCACACGGTATCTCGGTATCGATGTATACGACGGCTTTGGGTCTTGCGGTGGCGATCCCAGCGATGGTGTTCTTCTCTTTCTTGACAGCCCGTCAAAACCAATTGATCGAGCAAATGTCAGAGAAGTGCTCTAAGCTGACTGAGCTACTTACAAGCGCTCACATCCCTAACCTGACTCGCCAGAACGTGTTCCCTGATCACGTTGCGGCACCGATGGCTACTCCTCCTAGCCCAGGCACAAAGGTTTCCTAA
- a CDS encoding ExbD/TolR family protein — MSRRIRKIKIDHNGEFELDLAPLLAVMVKLVPVLLVSSAFVQMMVIESELPQVVNEAIQRQEQQPTPTNISIELETSGINIVVTDKGQDKVETIPMKNGAYDYETLHAKLVAVKKAHPDIFKLELHPDGKVPYDEVVKVMDAARQARDTNVKFPVFDTKQGKNVETNYMFPEIVFANMMEG; from the coding sequence ATGAGCAGACGCATTCGTAAGATTAAAATTGATCACAATGGTGAGTTTGAGCTCGACTTAGCTCCGCTTCTTGCCGTGATGGTAAAACTTGTACCGGTACTTCTGGTTTCGTCAGCCTTCGTGCAAATGATGGTGATCGAGTCTGAACTTCCGCAAGTTGTGAATGAAGCGATTCAACGTCAGGAACAACAGCCAACACCAACGAATATTTCCATCGAGCTGGAAACATCAGGCATTAACATCGTCGTGACTGACAAAGGCCAGGACAAAGTAGAAACCATTCCCATGAAGAATGGTGCTTACGACTACGAGACACTGCACGCAAAACTTGTGGCCGTTAAGAAAGCTCATCCTGATATTTTCAAACTTGAGTTGCACCCGGATGGCAAAGTTCCGTATGACGAAGTGGTGAAGGTAATGGACGCTGCTCGTCAGGCGCGCGATACGAATGTGAAATTCCCTGTGTTCGACACCAAGCAAGGTAAGAACGTGGAAACAAACTACATGTTTCCAGAAATCGTTTTCGCCAACATGATGGAGGGCTAA
- a CDS encoding ExbD/TolR family protein gives MSRRRRYELPTKKNSTFTLNITSMTDMFTIMLVFLLQTYSTAEVQITPDSSLRLPSSASMVNATESVKISLSREALKIDQTKIADVKNADFLPQDLEDKDSNFIKPLFQELDRLAKSESEKDKAFIKEGRILLQADKELPYATLRKVMYTASMAGFPQLKLVTLVGE, from the coding sequence ATGTCACGCCGTCGTAGATATGAACTACCGACCAAGAAAAATTCGACTTTCACTTTGAATATCACATCAATGACCGACATGTTCACAATCATGCTTGTGTTCCTGTTGCAGACATATTCAACGGCGGAAGTCCAAATCACTCCCGACAGTTCGCTACGCTTGCCGTCTTCGGCATCTATGGTGAATGCGACGGAGTCAGTTAAGATCTCTCTTTCCAGAGAAGCTCTTAAAATTGATCAAACAAAAATCGCAGACGTGAAAAACGCTGATTTTCTTCCGCAGGATCTAGAAGATAAAGATTCAAACTTTATCAAACCTCTTTTCCAAGAGCTGGATCGTTTGGCGAAGTCAGAGTCTGAAAAAGACAAAGCTTTCATTAAAGAAGGTCGTATCCTTCTGCAAGCCGATAAGGAGCTACCTTATGCGACCTTGCGCAAGGTTATGTACACAGCCTCTATGGCTGGCTTTCCTCAGTTGAAACTTGTCACCTTAGTTGGAGAGTAA